A stretch of Acropora palmata chromosome 9, jaAcrPala1.3, whole genome shotgun sequence DNA encodes these proteins:
- the LOC141891723 gene encoding HAUS augmin-like complex subunit 5 isoform X1 has product MAGEDVDELSCKLHIWARDEMHFRPQGRHLNSPIPSEDDFKMLCRGPMADVWKYVLEHVRSTKTVQKIHGNLKLQRLISEQGAHLGDKPDGEGKEDLKQKHAELTNKFLEVRKKVHNAETEVKTLQKEILDAEESYSEMNQQISDFAKRNALLTAYTKQCDQKTELYTELAKQINDKLTVYKDIAWKKSSDPTYYTSQGILTGGAHMHSAAKGRATPTGLESACTRSVRESCEKIGSYLQEVCKADEESGRVQDGSQRRIKEQLWTGVEKILSQHSSKDILASLCRIAQDSAISLRELTDRIDLKQDALELKFKYENSGKLTDTSSPPSVLQSVHQLIQKGQASHFQRFIESEKGLNEAWKGRKELQRLQREIEAVLISRYKDVPGNVELARELNHAELELVACRASLEYYKAAMNELTNDRNERQRTKEILHMKHKKIQDFEKLAESKQSLIQALVKQNSSAKARIEKQKLEHVQFIQDKISAREAHLVAMAKQLHNSVNREVDKFSTLPLYQFHYSGLESARRIPVSELSINRLENLSAKPGGEAMKSVMKNLDFPAYKAPEELLPTAMKLRAKAEAMRCLTESRHGAISDVYGDRSCDSMVTRLNGLRREVTEQDRAQLEYVMPLIQSGLNKTAKAFSDCIAVKDTVTSWWEQPAQFVVPWVTLEDQNVRQWTDQCTLSATRLRQLQMNH; this is encoded by the exons ATGGCCGGTGAAGACGTAGACGAACTATCTTGTAAACTCCACATTTGGGCTCGAGACGAAATGCATTTTAGACCTCAAGGCAGACACCTGAACTCCCCAATTCCATCAGAAGACGATTTCAAGAT GTTATGCCGTGGGCCTATGGCAGACGTATGGAAGTACGTATTGGAGCATGTCAGGTCCACAAA aaCTGTGCAGAAAATACATGGAAACCTCAAGTT GCAACGATTAATCTCTGAGCAAGGTGCCCACCTAGGAGACAAACCAGATGGTGAAGGAAAAGAGGATCtgaagcaaaaacatgctgaactAACAAACAAGTTTTTAGAAGTCAGAAAGAAGGTACACAATGCTGAGACAGAAGTGAAGACATTACAGAAGGAAATCTTGGATGCAG aGGAGAGCTATTCTGAGATGAACCAGCAGATTTCAGATTTTGCCAAAAGGAATGCCCTTCTCACTGCATACACCAAGCAATGCGACCAGAAGACAGAATTGTACACGGAGTTAGCTAAACAGATCAATGACAAGTTAACTGTTTACAAAGATATTGCATG GAAAAAGTCATCTGATCCAACATACTACACTTCACAAGGAATTCTCACTGGAGGAGCACATATGCACAGTGCAGCGAAGGGACGAGCAACCCCCACGGGATTAGAGTCAGCATGCACA AGATCTGTCAGAGAATCATGTGAGAAAATTGGATCATACTTACAAGAAGTGTGCAAGGCTGATGAGGAATCCGGAAG GGTTCAAGATGGCTCTCAAAGAAGGATCAAAGAACAGTTGTGGACTGGAGTTGAG AAAATCCTTTCCCAGCACTCATCCAAAGATATCCTGGCCTCATTATGTCGAATAGCACAGGACTCTGCCATCAGTTTGCGGGAGTTAACAGATCGCATTGACCTGAAGCAAGATGCACTAGAACTCAA GTTTAAATATGAAAACTCAGGTAAACTGACAGACACCTCATCCCCTCCTTCAGTGCTTCAAAGTGTTCACCAGCTGATACAG AAAGGTCAAGCTTCACACTTTCAGCGATTTATCGAATCAGAGAAAGGCTTGAACGAGGCTTGGAAAGGACGGAAAGAGCTCCAAAGACTTCAGCGAGAGATAGAggctgttttaatttccagATACAAAGATGTACCTGGAAATGTTGAGCTTGCAAG GGAATTAAATCATGCAGAATTGGAACTAGTAGCTTGCAGAGCGTCACTAGAATACTACAAGGCTGCGATGAATGAGTTGACGAACGACAGAAATGAGAGGCAAAGAACGAAGGAAATTCTCCAcatgaaacacaaaaagatCCAGGACTTTGAAAAGCTGGCG GAAAGTAAACAGTCTCTTATTCAAGCTCTTGTGAAACAAAATTCCAGTGCCAAAGCAAGGAttgagaaacaaaaacttgag CACGTGCAATTCATTCAAGACAAAATCAGCGCACGGGAAGCTCATTTGGTTGCCATGGCAAAGCAGTTGCATAACAGTGTCAATCGAGAAGTGGACAAGTTTTCTACCTTACCTCTGTATCAATTCCACTACTCAGGGTTAGAGAG CGCAAGAAGAATCCCAGTCTCTGAGCTGTCAATCAATCGTTTGGAGAACCTGTCCGCCAAACCCGGAGGTGAAGCCATGAAGTCTGTGATGAAAAACTTGGATTTTCCTGCTTATAAG GCCCCAGAAGAATTGCTACCAACGGCAATGAAGTTAAGAGCCAAAG CTGAGGCCATGAGATGTCTCACCGAATCACGTCACGGTGCAATATCAGACGTTTATGGTGACCGCTCTTGTGATTCTATGGTCACACGCTTAAATG GTTTGAGACGCGAAGTTACTGAGCAGGATCGCGCGCAGCTTGAGTACGTGATGCCGCTGATTCAAAGCGGGCTCAATAAAACCGCCAAAGCTTTCTCCGATTGCATTGCTGTCAAGGATACCGTCACCTCTTG GTGGGAACAGCCAGCCCAGTTTGTTGTGCCATGGGTGACGTTGGAGGACCAGAATGTGAGACAGTGGACAGATCAATGCACCCTCTCTGCTACTCGTCTGAGACAGTTACAAATGAACCACTGA
- the LOC141891723 gene encoding HAUS augmin-like complex subunit 5 isoform X2 yields MAGEDVDELSCKLHIWARDEMHFRPQGRHLNSPIPSEDDFKMLCRGPMADVWKYVLEHVRSTKTVQKIHGNLKLQRLISEQGAHLGDKPDGEGKEDLKQKHAELTNKFLEVRKKVHNAETEVKTLQKEILDAEESYSEMNQQISDFAKRNALLTAYTKQCDQKTELYTELAKQINDKLTVYKDIAWKKSSDPTYYTSQGILTGGAHMHSAAKGRATPTGLESACTRSVRESCEKIGSYLQEVCKADEESGRVQDGSQRRIKEQLWTGVEKILSQHSSKDILASLCRIAQDSAISLRELTDRIDLKQDALELKFKYENSGKLTDTSSPPSVLQSVHQLIQKGQASHFQRFIESEKGLNEAWKGRKELQRLQREIEAVLISRYKDVPGNVELARELNHAELELVACRASLEYYKAAMNELTNDRNERQRTKEILHMKHKKIQDFEKLAESKQSLIQALVKQNSSAKARIEKQKLEHVQFIQDKISAREAHLVAMAKQLHNSVNREVDKFSTLPLYQFHYSGLESARRIPVSELSINRLENLSAKPGGEAMKSVMKNLDFPAYKAPEELLPTAMKLRAKAEAMRCLTESRHGAISDVYGDRSCDSMVTRLNDRQDNYVVKTKRLLCEYWQQWRVYVERRRDK; encoded by the exons ATGGCCGGTGAAGACGTAGACGAACTATCTTGTAAACTCCACATTTGGGCTCGAGACGAAATGCATTTTAGACCTCAAGGCAGACACCTGAACTCCCCAATTCCATCAGAAGACGATTTCAAGAT GTTATGCCGTGGGCCTATGGCAGACGTATGGAAGTACGTATTGGAGCATGTCAGGTCCACAAA aaCTGTGCAGAAAATACATGGAAACCTCAAGTT GCAACGATTAATCTCTGAGCAAGGTGCCCACCTAGGAGACAAACCAGATGGTGAAGGAAAAGAGGATCtgaagcaaaaacatgctgaactAACAAACAAGTTTTTAGAAGTCAGAAAGAAGGTACACAATGCTGAGACAGAAGTGAAGACATTACAGAAGGAAATCTTGGATGCAG aGGAGAGCTATTCTGAGATGAACCAGCAGATTTCAGATTTTGCCAAAAGGAATGCCCTTCTCACTGCATACACCAAGCAATGCGACCAGAAGACAGAATTGTACACGGAGTTAGCTAAACAGATCAATGACAAGTTAACTGTTTACAAAGATATTGCATG GAAAAAGTCATCTGATCCAACATACTACACTTCACAAGGAATTCTCACTGGAGGAGCACATATGCACAGTGCAGCGAAGGGACGAGCAACCCCCACGGGATTAGAGTCAGCATGCACA AGATCTGTCAGAGAATCATGTGAGAAAATTGGATCATACTTACAAGAAGTGTGCAAGGCTGATGAGGAATCCGGAAG GGTTCAAGATGGCTCTCAAAGAAGGATCAAAGAACAGTTGTGGACTGGAGTTGAG AAAATCCTTTCCCAGCACTCATCCAAAGATATCCTGGCCTCATTATGTCGAATAGCACAGGACTCTGCCATCAGTTTGCGGGAGTTAACAGATCGCATTGACCTGAAGCAAGATGCACTAGAACTCAA GTTTAAATATGAAAACTCAGGTAAACTGACAGACACCTCATCCCCTCCTTCAGTGCTTCAAAGTGTTCACCAGCTGATACAG AAAGGTCAAGCTTCACACTTTCAGCGATTTATCGAATCAGAGAAAGGCTTGAACGAGGCTTGGAAAGGACGGAAAGAGCTCCAAAGACTTCAGCGAGAGATAGAggctgttttaatttccagATACAAAGATGTACCTGGAAATGTTGAGCTTGCAAG GGAATTAAATCATGCAGAATTGGAACTAGTAGCTTGCAGAGCGTCACTAGAATACTACAAGGCTGCGATGAATGAGTTGACGAACGACAGAAATGAGAGGCAAAGAACGAAGGAAATTCTCCAcatgaaacacaaaaagatCCAGGACTTTGAAAAGCTGGCG GAAAGTAAACAGTCTCTTATTCAAGCTCTTGTGAAACAAAATTCCAGTGCCAAAGCAAGGAttgagaaacaaaaacttgag CACGTGCAATTCATTCAAGACAAAATCAGCGCACGGGAAGCTCATTTGGTTGCCATGGCAAAGCAGTTGCATAACAGTGTCAATCGAGAAGTGGACAAGTTTTCTACCTTACCTCTGTATCAATTCCACTACTCAGGGTTAGAGAG CGCAAGAAGAATCCCAGTCTCTGAGCTGTCAATCAATCGTTTGGAGAACCTGTCCGCCAAACCCGGAGGTGAAGCCATGAAGTCTGTGATGAAAAACTTGGATTTTCCTGCTTATAAG GCCCCAGAAGAATTGCTACCAACGGCAATGAAGTTAAGAGCCAAAG CTGAGGCCATGAGATGTCTCACCGAATCACGTCACGGTGCAATATCAGACGTTTATGGTGACCGCTCTTGTGATTCTATGGTCACACGCTTAAATG acAGACAAGACAATTATGTAGTGAAGACCAAGCGACTTCTATGTGAATATTGGCAGCAGTGGCGTGTTTACGTTGAACGTAGACGTGACAAGtga
- the LOC141891730 gene encoding beta-4C adrenergic receptor-like: protein MMPDINASNHSPAVPQCFMLETNTESTEYLFVAHILTSMINGISSLTAIFGNAVVILAVWKTPQLHTQSNVFLCCLAFSDFTVGLIAQPAFVVHKIGELHGSQFTIYCTTRILVESLGFITACASLFTMSGIAIERNLALSLHLRYQAIVTTKRILIAVSSSWVSFILLAASRFWIANEDVFNIISISMVLISLLVTLIAYVKIAKCVRRHEKQILNQSIEVGDLPGSSQSVTHRLWRMKRYKKSTLTMVYVVATFITCYTPYLSVKLLQKIKGYTVEVKTANLYASTLVFLNSSLNPAVYCWRIKDMRNAAKDMCFRCFGVIRETVTSGTSFVQPTSGHFTNA, encoded by the coding sequence ATGATGCCGGACATAAATGCTTCCAACCACAGTCCGGCCGTTCCGCAATGCTTTATGTTGGAAACAAATACTGAATCCACAGAGTACCTTTTTGTCGCTCACATACTTACGTCGATGATCAACGGCATTTCATCTCTAACAGCTATTTTTGGAAACGCCGTGGTGATCTTAGCCGTTTGGAAAACACCGCAGCTTCATACGCAGTccaatgtttttctttgttgcttGGCATTCAGTGATTTCACGGTGGGCCTCATCGCTCAGCCCGCATTTGTTGTACATAAAATTGGCGAGCTTCACGGTAGCCAATTTACCATATATTGCACTACAAGGATTCTAGTAGAATCTCTTGGGTTTATCACCGCTTGTGCGTCTTTGTTCACTATGAGTGGAATCGCCATTGAACGAAACCTCGCCTTGAGCCTTCACTTAAGGTACCAAGCTATTGTCACTACCAAGCGTATTTTAATAGCTGTTTCGTCGAGTTGGGTGTCATTTATCTTGCTAGCAGCTTCAAGGTTCTGGATTGCAAATGAAGACGTCTTTAACATCATCTCAATTTCTATGGTTTTAATCAGTTTACTCGTCACTCTGATAGCCTATGTAAAGATTGCAAAATGCGTTCGGCGACACGAGAAGCAAATACTCAATCAGAGCATAGAAGTTGGAGATCTACCTGGATCATCTCAGTCAGTAACCCACCGGTTGTGGAGGATGAAACGGTACAAGAAATCCACCCTAACGATGGTGTACGTTGTAGCAACATTTATCACTTGCTATACCCCGTATTTGAGCGTCAAGCtgttacaaaaaataaaaggctACACGGTAGAAGTGAAGACTGCTAATCTCTACGCATCTACTCTGGTGTTTTTGAACAGCTCACTTAACCCTGCAGTTTATTGCTGGCGTATAAAAGACATGAGAAATGCTGCTAAAGACATGTGTTTCCGATGTTTTGGCGTCATACGTGAGACCGTAACTTCAGGAACATCTTTTGTCCAACCAACTAGCGGCCATTTTACGAATGCATAA